A section of the Telopea speciosissima isolate NSW1024214 ecotype Mountain lineage chromosome 3, Tspe_v1, whole genome shotgun sequence genome encodes:
- the LOC122656392 gene encoding mitochondrial pyruvate carrier 1-like, whose protein sequence is MSAFRAFWNNPMGPKTTHFWGPIANWGFVIAGLADTQKPPEMISGNMTGVMCVYSALFMRFAWMVQPRNYLLLVCHTANESVQLYQLSRYAKFHGYLGQKKEEAKQQ, encoded by the exons ATGTCAGCCTTTCGAGCTTTCTGGAACAACCCAATGGGTCCCAAAACAACTCACTTTTGGGGGCCTATTGCTAATTGGGGATTTGTTATTGCT GGATTGGCAGACACACAGAAACCCCCAGAGATGATATCTGGCAACATGACTGGAG TAATGTGTGTTTATTCAGCATTGTTCATGAGGTTCGCCTGGATGGTGCAACCCCGCAATTATCTGCTTCTGGTATGCCATACCGCCAATGAGTCGGTGCAGCTTTATCAGCTTTCTCGTTATGCAAAGTTTCACGG GTACTTGggccaaaagaaagaggaagctAAACAGCAGTAG